A single Antechinus flavipes isolate AdamAnt ecotype Samford, QLD, Australia chromosome 5, AdamAnt_v2, whole genome shotgun sequence DNA region contains:
- the ACKR4 gene encoding atypical chemokine receptor 4 — translation MDQPMDYYYDENEVNGTQDYSQYEILCVKEEVRNFAKVFLPTFYTVAFIVGIAGNSTVVAIYAYYKKQKTKTDMYIMNLAVADLLLLITLPFWAVNAVHGWVLGVPMCKLTSALFTINFVSGMQFLACISIDRYSAITKVPGHQRAGRPCWIICVVVWITAILLSIPQLVFNTVNDKKRCLPIFPHHLGITMKASIQILEICLGFVLPFLIMGVCYSIIARILIKMPNMKKSRALQVLLAVVVVFIVTQLPYNIVKFWQAIDIIFSLITDCEMSKRMDVAIQITKSLALCHSCLNPILYAFMGSSFKMHITKMVKKYGYWRRQRQNPEDIPFDSDGLTEPTSTFSI, via the coding sequence ATGGATCAGCCAATGGATTACTATTATGATGAAAATGAAGTAAATGGCACTCAGGATTATAGTCAGTATGAAATACTCTGTGTCAAAGAGGAGGTCAGAAACTTTGCCAAGGTATTCTTGCCAACCTTTTACACAGTGGCTTTTATTGTTGGGATTGCAGGAAATTCCACAGTGGTGGCTATCTACGCCTattataagaaacagaaaaccaAAACCGACATGTATATCATGAATCTGGCAGTGGCCGATTTGCTTCTGCTCATCACCTTGCCATTTTGGGCAGTTAATGCAGTGCACGGATGGGTACTAGGGGTACCAATGTGCAAACTGACGTCAGCCTTATTCACCATAAATTTTGTCTCTGGGATGCAGTTTCTGGCCTGCATCAGCATAGACAGATACTCTGCAATCACTAAAGTCCCAGGGCATCAAAGAGCAGGAAGACCATGTTGGATTATTTGTGTCGTTGTCTGGATCACTGCAATATTGCTGAGCATACCTCAACTGGTTTTTAACACAGTGAATGACAAGAAGAGATGCCTGCCCATATTTCCACACCACCTAGGAATAACAATGAAAGCATCAATTCAGATCCTGGAAATTTGCCTAGGGTTTGTATTACCCTTTCTCATAATGGGAGTTTGCTATTCTATAATTGCCAGGATACTCATCAAGATGCCCAACATGAAGAAATCTCGGGCCCTCCAGGTTCTACTCGCAGTTGTGGTTGTTTTCATTGTTACTCAGCTGCCGTACAACATAGTAAAGTTCTGGCAAGCCATCGACATCATCTTTTCGCTGATTACTGACTGTGAAATGAGTAAGCGCATGGATGTGGCCATCCAAATCACAAAGAGCTTGGCCCTTTGTCACAGCTGTCTCAACCCAATCCTATATGCTTTTATGGGATCCTCTTTTAAAATGCACATTACCAAAATGGTGAAGAAATATGGCTACtggaggagacagagacaaaatccAGAAGACATCCCTTTTGATTCTGACGGTCTCACAGAACCAACAAGTACTTTTAGTATCTAG